The window AAGAACACTTAGGTACGCAAAAATATCTGCGCTTACGCGTGGGAGTAGGACAGCCATTTGAAGGGCAAGACCTGGCAGATTATGTACTGGGAAAATTTACCCAAGATGAAGCAAGCCAGCTTCCCAAAGTTTTGGAAAAAGGGACTGAAGCCCTCCAGCAACTTACCAAACATACTGTGGAACTCGCCATGAACCTAGTGAATATAAAGAATGTCAGTGGAGTTAAATCATGAGCAGAAAACAACCTCAGCTTTACGAAGGGATGTACATCATCAGCGCTAAACTAAGCGATGAAGCCCGCAGAAAAGCCTTTGAAAAAATTACCGTAGGCATCACCAGCCACGGCGGCGAACTTGTCAAAATCCATGAACAAGGCCGTAAAAAACTCGCGTATGAAATCAATACACATCGCGAAGGATACTACTACCTCGTCTACTTTTCAGCCCTACCGGCAGTTATTGAAGAGCTATGGGACGAGTACCACATTAGCGAAGACCTCATCCGTTTCATCACTTTGAGAACAGATAAGGTTCTTGAGAAAATAGAATTCAAGACCATTGTCGAATAACGGCATAGATGAGGTAAAACCATGAATAGAAAAATTAGAGCACCCTTAGAAAGTGGTAGCGACGCACGTTCAAAACGTCGCAAACGCTGCCCATTCACCGCCGCGGGTATTCGCGATATAGACTACAAAGATACAGAAACTCTGTTAAAATTTGTGACTGAACGAGGCAAAATTCTTCCTCGTCGTATTACAGGCGTTTCCGCCTTTCATCAAAAGCATTTGGCACAAGCTATCAAACGCGCGCGCCATATGGCCCTGCTGCCTTTTGTAGCGGACCAGTAAATTAGGAGGAAATGACTGTTATGGCTACTAAGATATTATTGCTAAAAGACGTAGACGGCTTAGGACGCAAAGGCGAGATCGTATCCGCCCGTCCTGGCTACATCCGTAACTATTTGATTCCTCAAGAATTTGCGGAAATTGCTACATCTCAAGCTTTGAGAAAGCAAGCCCGCCTCGTTGAGGAAAGACAGCAACAAGCTATCATGGATAAGCAAGAAGCTGAACAAGCCGCAAGCCAAGTCGCAGAAATCACGCTGATAACTATCGTAAAAGTGGACCACGAAGGCCACATGTACGGTTCTGTCTCAGCACATGATGTCATCGACTTGCTCAAAAAGCAAGCCAATGTGGAAATCGAAAGACGTTCCATCCAACTTAAGCATGCTCTTAAAACTACAGGTAAGCATACTATTCACCTTAAGTTTAAAGAAGGCGTCTCAGCAGATATTAAGCTGGATATCATTGCAGAAGGTTCTGAAGAAGCAGCAGCGCTCCAAGCGTAGCAAAGCTTATTCTACTTTTGGAGAGGGACGGCACGCCGTTCCTCTCTGATATCTCTAAAGGTTCTATATGCTTCAACTATTTTCACCTGCAAAACTTAACCTATTCTTACGCATCCTCAAAAAGCGTGAAGACGGCTTCCACGAACTAGCATCCCTCTTTCAAGCAATCTCCTTAGGCGACACTCTAACATACAAAACATCTTCTAATGATCAACTGACAGCAGAAGGCATTCCTATGCCTCTCGACGAGAACAATCTTATCCTTAAAGCGGCACGCCTTTTCAGGCAGAAAACCCGGCTACCTCTCTATGTTTCTGTGCATGTAAATAAACAAATTCCCCTTGAAGCAGGATTAGGTGGAGGCAGCAGCAACGCAGCAACAACCTTATGGGCAATGAATGAACTTGCCGGAAGACCCGTCAAACGGAGTGAACTCACAAACTGGGGTGGTGAATTAGGATCGGATGTCGCTTTTTTCCTTTCTTCAGGCACAGCTTATTGTACCGGCAGGGGAGAAATAATCAAACCGTTGGAAGACCTGCCCTATAAACCGGAATTCACTCTAATCAAACCTGATTTTGGTGCCAGCACTCCGGCAGTCTATAAAGCTTTAAAAGTTGCTGAGTTAGAGCAAAGGGATCCCTTAGCTTTTCTAGATAAATTTTATAAAAGTGATTTTGCCTATTTCAATGACTTAGAAGGAGCCGCTTTCCATGTTGTGCCTGAACTACGTACTGTGAAGCAACAATTGATAGCTGCAGGATATGACGAAGCTGTGATGGCCGGATCAGGCTCTACATTCTTTTGTTTAGGTGAACCGAAACATCCGCTTGCAGCAAACTTTTATGTAAAAAAAGCACACTTTGTACGCCGTGAAAATTCTGAAAGCTGGTACTAAATGTTTTGCTTATTACACTTCTTTTGAAATTCCATTGAGTTGGCTAAAAGGATGTGTCCCTACGGTAAGGGACTCGTCGTCGCTTTCATAGTCTCAACAAGTCGAGGACTAAGAAACGACGATCGCTGCACTCCTATACTAGGAGAAGGTTAGTAGGGTACATCAAATGCACTATTATTTACCTTGTATGGCATTCAGGAGGAAGGGGAGCGTTTTATTCGCCATTAATGCGCCAAAAGTAACACCTGTAGAATAGATGTATACGTTTCCAAATATACTTAAGGGAATTTGATAAGCTGGAAAAGTGCGGGCCATACCATTAAATATAATACTCACGAAAGCCGTCGTTAGTTTTATTTGATTAATATTATTTGCTATGCCGTAAGCAATAGAATTAAAACTCTCTGATTTTTTAGATAATTCTAGTCCTACACCCAAAGCAGTTCCTACAAGGAAGACTATGGGATTAAAATATAATGAAACCATTGCAGCTGCAACAAAAAGGCCATCGGTAGAGATTACCGCAGCTGTAAAAGAGCTTAAAGGAGAGGGTTGAGTTTCTTCTATAGTGTCGAAGCGTTCTGGCACATCCATAGTTGTAGTATCATCGTTTGTGCTAAATTGAAGCCAACTAGAAGCAAAATTTGGATTGGTTTGAATTTTATAATGTAAATCTGGAGATGCCATAATCTTTCTCCAATTAAATTTGATTGTTAATTATATTAATTTATTTAAATTAAGTCAAGTTTAATAAGTGTAAGATAACATTTGATTTCATATAGAATGGATAGAGATAGATAAGATAAAATATTGAACTAAGTTGGCAATAGGCAGAAGTGGATTTAAAGATTAACTAAAGAATACTAAGCAGTCGTAAGACTGCTTAGTATTCACTTTAAAAGTATATGTGTTTCTTATACCCGTAGAAATAGGTAGAATTACACCTTAGATGGGGCTAGTGCTTTTTAAATTTAGAAAAGCAGCTGTTGCACGCGTTGCTAATACCATACCAAAGCTAAAACCAGCTAAACCTGTAAATAATTTACCGGCAAAGTTAGCTGCTGTAGATGCATAGGGGTTGATAGCAGTAAAATTCGGAATGACATACTTGCTCATTACACCTGTAAAAATACTAAGTCCAGCTTCTAAGGCTCTATTTTTAGGCAGAGCAACATTACAAAGTACTTTAAGAACTTTCTCAGAAAATTTGTCATGTGTTTTAACTAATATAACGCCTGCAGCAGTTCCAACAAGGAAAGCTATCGGGTTAAAATAAGCTGAAACCAAAGCTGCAGCAGCAAAATAACCATCATGGTTTAATACTTGCGCTAAGAAAGATTTTTTAACTTTAGGTTCATTATCGTTTTGAGGGATAGTCCTATTTGCAACATCCGCTACGGGTGAAGTTGAGATTGGGCTGCTTGATGAGCTGCTTGATGAGCTGATCGTAGCTGGAACATAGCTAGATGAACCAATGCTAGTTGAATCAAAGCTAGGTGTATTATCAAAAGATGCTGACATAAATTACTCCTTATATAGGGTTAAAAATTGAAATTTAAAAATTAAACATGTAAATCTATTTTGAATTTTTTATAATGCAGCCTAAAATTAGATAATTTATACGTGCTCCTAATGAAAAACCGTTTATAAAATATAAGGCTTTTGCATTAAAAGCAACCTTAGCAGCTGAAGCAATACCAGACTCCAATAGGAAATTATTCCATAATAAAAGAGTATTTCCAACTGCAGAAATGTGGCCGCCAAAATTAAATAAAACTACATTAGTATTATGAACAAACTTTCGAATGACAGTATCCTTATCAAAATTCAAACAAAAAACTAAACAAATTGAACTAGCAGCAAGCCCTGTTCCAACAGCAACGAGAAATGCCGCCGGGTTCAGATATAAAGACACCAGGGATGCAATATATAATAAATCACTTTTATGAAGAATTTTTACAGGTTTACTTAGAGAGCTCGATGCTTCTTTAGTTCCAGCATTTATAATTTCAATAGCAGGAGAGGGCGTTTGTACAGAAGTTGTGGGGATAGCGCAAGGAAGTCCATTTACGTTTGCTTCATTTTGTACACTCGAAACTAAGGCTGCCATTTTTTATCCACTATAGATTTTTGTGAATGAATATAATGTATTTATAATATGTTACCAAACACTTCTTGAAAGAGTTTATAGCGCTGTGCGGCTCTATAGCAGTTTGTATTCAGCGGAGGAGTGCCTTTCAAGCAGTTTTGCAGGGTGTTTCTCTCGCGATAAATACTCTCTAAAGCTTTTGCATCTTTAACATTGTCACCGCTGCATAGCCTGCTGCATAGTGAAATATAACGGACTAAATCATCGCGGTCTTCAACTGAAATCTTGGTAAGATCATAAACAGTTCCTTTATAAGGAGTCCGCATATGAGGCGGGCAGGAATTGTCATATTGTTTTGAAAACCAATCCGAATGCCCGGCAAGCTGCTGAAAGTAATAATAGAGCTTAAATTCAGGCAAGAATTGTAAACGGCAGTCTTTAGGGAAAAATTGCCTTTCTATACCTTTATCTAGGATTGCTTGAGCTTGCTTAAGATTATCAAATTCTATTCTTTCTGCTTTTTCGACGAATGTATTTTTATCGATTCTTCCACAACGGGCATCGTGCCATAACGCTGCAAACTGTGCGTCTGCAGCAGCATTATGCAGTTCAAAAATGAGGGTTTGAATAATACCGCCTAAAGAACGATGGTGTGGGTTAATGTAGATAGTGCGGGTTTTCCCTATCCACATGCCATGAAATGAGGCTGTTTCTTGGGTTGATGTTTCTACTGCTACCATTCCTTGCGCGTTAGCCTTGTCGATCAGCGTTTTTGCTTCGGCGAGTTTAGTGATGCTTTGTATAGCGGAAGTGAGTTTTGGTGAATGGTATCTGAAAGGAGAGCTTGCAAATATTAGTGTTGGGATTATAAGTGCAATAAATAAATATTTAATCATGCGTCTCTTTTATTTGTAATTCCTTAATACTATAATTATGATGAAATTAATATTCAACTAAATTAAAACTATTTTTTAATTTAGTATTGAATGTGAGAGTGTGAATTTTTTATTTATATGGAAATATTATCAAACTAAGAAAAGAACCGTCACAATTTTGAACCCTATCATTACGCCTCCTTAACTGCATGCAGGATTAGGGCGCACAAGTAGGTTAAAATCAAGATTTCAACTAGAATCATTCTTCGTTGCGAGACATTTGCTTACTATGCTAACCTTACTCACAAAATTCTATTCCGGATTCAAAAAATGATAAAAAATCACTCCAAGAAAATTGTTGTTACCGGTGGAGCCGGGTTTATAGGTTCTTCTATTGTTAAACACCTCAATGACCAAGGCTTTACCAATATCGTTATCGTCGACAACTTAGGTAAAACCGAAAAATGGAAAAATCTCGTTGGAAAAAGATATTCCGACATCCTTCATAAAGACCAACTGTTTGATTGGTTGATGGGCCGAGAAAGCGATATCCAGGCCTTCATCCATCTCGGAGCCTGCAGCAGCACTGTTGAAACTGACGCCAACTATCTATTAGAAAACAACTACCGCTATAGTGCGCAACTCGCTGAATACGCCCTGATAAACCAACAACGCTTTATCTACGCCTCATCCGCTGCTACATACGGCGACGGCAGCCTAGGATTTGATGATAACGAAGCGGACCTGATCAAACATCATCCTCTGAATATGTATGGATATTCCAAACACATGTTCGACCTATGGCTGCAAAACATGGGCCTGCTCGATAAGGTTGTAGGACTAAAATACTTCAACGTTTTCGGTCCCAACGAATACCACAAGGGCCGCATGTCATCCGCTATCACTCACATCCTTCCCCTCGCTCGTAAAGAAGGAAAAGTCCGTCTTTTCAGATCTTGTGAAAAGGATAAATATGGCGATGGCGAACAATCCCGCGACTTTATCTATGTTAAAGACGCCGCTCGCATGACCTGCGCCTTCCTAAATAATGATGCCGGCGGCATCTATAACATCGGTACCGGTAAAGCTGAAACATGGAATACCCTCGCCCGCTCCGTCTTCAAAGCTATTGACATCCCCGGTGAAATAGAGTACATCGATATGCCTGCCGACCTGCACGGCAAATACCAGAACTATACCCAAGCTGAAATGAAAAAAACTAAAGATGTACTCGGCAAAGAATCCGATTGTATGAAATTTGAAGATGCAGTTGTCGAATACGTCAGGAACTATTTGCTACCGGAGAAAAGATGGTAAGCCTCTGCGGAATGGTCGGACGCCTCGAAAGACGGCGCGTCCTCGTCGTCGGCGATCTAATTGTCGATAAATACACTATCGGTCACGCCAGAAGAATATCTCCCGAGGCCCCCGTTGCTGTTGTACACGTCGCCAGCGTAGATCAACGTCCCGGCGGTTCCGGAAACGTCGTGCTCAATTTCATCTCCCTCGGCGCACAAGTCAAAGTCCTAGGCCGCGTCGGTGACGACGCCGCAGGACATCACCTCATTCAAGCTCTCAATTCCGAAGGCGCGGACACTAGCGGGATATTCTGCGAAAAAACTGCACTCACACCCCTCAAAGACAGAATCATCGCCGCCGGACAGCAAGTTGTACGCGTTGACCATGAACGCATCGACCCTCTGCATCCTGAACTCGAAGCTAGAATGATCGCCATGATCCCTATCCTCATGGCTGATATCGAAGTGGTTGCTATCTCCGACTACGGCAAAGGCAGCATCACACCAAATCTGCTTAAACATATCATCATAGAAGCACGCTCTCGTGAAATACCTATCATCGCTGACCCCAAGGGCACCGACTTCTCCCGCTATTGCGGCGCTACTATACTTAAACCTAATCTGGGTGAAGCCTACGCTGCAGCCTCCCTCCCTCGCTCTGCACCCCTGGAAAATGTCGCTAAAGCCATATTTGAGAAAGCTAAAGTCGAAGTACTCATGATCACCCGCTCGGAAGAAGGTATCTCACTATTCTATCCCGATGGCCGTCATGATCAGTTCCCTGTCGAAGCCGTCGAAGTTAAAGACGTTACCGGCGCCGGCGACACCGTCCTCGCTATCATGGCTTACGCCATTGCGAATGAACTCAACTTCTCCGAAGCCGCACAACTTTCCAATATCGCCGCCGGAATAGCCATATCACAGCTTGGATGCGCACGTATCTCTCCTGCAATGATCGTGAGCGCCCTTCTTAAAAAAGATGTTATCAACAAAGTCTTCGAAGACGAACACCTCTTCACCCTCCAAGAAGCCCTCAAAGGCCACTCCTTCAATATCCTCGGACTCTCACTCAGTCAAGGACTCCAACCCTCACACTTCGAAGCAATATATAAACTCACCTCTGAATCAAAAAAAGAACTCATCCTCTATATTCAAGACAATACACCCCAGCCCATACTCATCAATATCCTTGCCTCCCTCAACACCGTAAACTACATCATCGTCCACGGCCACAACCTAAAAAAACTCTGCCAACAAATCTCCCCCGACAACGTCTACCTTATCGAAAATAACACCCTCATCCATACTCCCGAAGTCAACTCCCTAGTCAAATCCCTCTAGCAGGCAGGACTTTGTCCTGCACCTAGCAGGGTTTTACCCTGCACCCACCCAAGGTCTGGCGACCTTGGGAATCCGCGAGCTGTATCGTTAGCTTGGAGGTTTGTTTCGAGAGAGTTTCGACACGAATCTCCGATTCGTGTCGCCGACGTTGACCTGCCCGCTAACGCGGTCACGTCAAACATTATAGCTAACCTTAGCTCATAGGTAAGGAATAGGTATTCACTAATAGACTCCGTCTATTTCCGAAAGAACAAAAAAATCATAGCAATTCTTGTTGACTGATCAATGCTCTTAATGGGATGGAAAAAACTGCAACACGATGATAAGTACTATATATCAAAGTAGAATCTGATTAAGTATTTTATTAGTAGATTGTCGGAGTCTATTAGTGAATACATATTCGATAATGGAAAGAATACGGTTGAGTATAATGTTTGACGTGACCGCGTAGCGGTCAGGTCAACGTCGGCGACACGAATCGGAGATTCGTGTCGAACCTCTCACGAAACATACCTCCAAGCTAACACGATACACCACGCGGATTCCAAAAGGTCGCCAGACCTTTGGTAGGTGCAGGACAAAGTCCTGCTGGGTGCAGGGTGAAACCCTGCCCCTGCCCCTGTCTGTGTCTGTGTCTGTGTTTATTTGGGGAGGATATTTTCATTTTTGTGAAGGATTTTGGCGAGTTCGTTTAGGTCAATAGTGGAGATGCCATTTTTGAGTTCTTTGGACATTTGTTGGAGGTTTTTGTATTCTGGAGTATTTATTTTGCCGTTGTTTTCGAGGAGGGTTAGGGCGCCATTGACGGTAAGTTTTAGGGGATCTTGGAGGTCGAGAAGTTGGTTGCGGATTTTATTTCTGACCGTCTGTTGTGCGCTGGTGTTGAGTTGGATGATTCTTTTCTCGTCTGAAGTTAGCTCATGGGTAGGTTTTTTTGGTAGGTCGGGTAGGGAGTTGGAGTAGGATGTGAGGGCATCCAGTTTAGTACGGGATTCTATGAGATCATTGTGGTACATGGTATCGGGATCGAATGTTTTGCCCATATCATTAGGTTTTCCAATAGAGGGGCTGGCTTTAGCGAAGGCTGCGAAGATATCTTTGTGAGTTTGAGCGTCATCCACTTTAGACTGGTAGGCGGCGATGACTTTAGGCTCAATGTATTGGAGGTTGAGAGATGTGATAAGAATTTTCCCGAGTTCAGGATTAGCAAGAGCTTCTTGGCTGTATTTTGGGAGGACATTTTCCATGATAGCGGTGAGGCCGACGGTGGCTTCCTTTTCATTTTTTGAATCGGACGATTGTTGGTTGAGTTTTGGGAGATCGGTGATATTTTGGTTAGAAGCGGACATGGCTAGTGCCCCAAGGTGGAAGGCAACCGCGAGGCGGTCTTTGCTGTTCACTTTGCTTTTGTCGACGATAGTAAGCATACCGTTGACAAGTTTAAGTTCTTTATTCTGTTTGTGTGCAGGTTTGACGGCGAGGTCTTTAGGAGTGGGTGTATCGCCCTTTCTTTTTGCTATTTTGATATTAGCTTGGGCTTCGTTATATTTTGCTTTTTGCGCTTCGATGGTATTTAAGTAAGAAGAGAATTGGTTAAGGATTTGAAGTTCTTCATGGATGCTTTCATGTCTCAGGGCTCTGGAGGTTTCCAATTGGA is drawn from Parachlamydiales bacterium and contains these coding sequences:
- the rpsF gene encoding 30S ribosomal protein S6 → MSRKQPQLYEGMYIISAKLSDEARRKAFEKITVGITSHGGELVKIHEQGRKKLAYEINTHREGYYYLVYFSALPAVIEELWDEYHISEDLIRFITLRTDKVLEKIEFKTIVE
- the rplI gene encoding 50S ribosomal protein L9, which translates into the protein MATKILLLKDVDGLGRKGEIVSARPGYIRNYLIPQEFAEIATSQALRKQARLVEERQQQAIMDKQEAEQAASQVAEITLITIVKVDHEGHMYGSVSAHDVIDLLKKQANVEIERRSIQLKHALKTTGKHTIHLKFKEGVSADIKLDIIAEGSEEAAALQA
- a CDS encoding bifunctional ADP-heptose synthase, which gives rise to MVSLCGMVGRLERRRVLVVGDLIVDKYTIGHARRISPEAPVAVVHVASVDQRPGGSGNVVLNFISLGAQVKVLGRVGDDAAGHHLIQALNSEGADTSGIFCEKTALTPLKDRIIAAGQQVVRVDHERIDPLHPELEARMIAMIPILMADIEVVAISDYGKGSITPNLLKHIIIEARSREIPIIADPKGTDFSRYCGATILKPNLGEAYAAASLPRSAPLENVAKAIFEKAKVEVLMITRSEEGISLFYPDGRHDQFPVEAVEVKDVTGAGDTVLAIMAYAIANELNFSEAAQLSNIAAGIAISQLGCARISPAMIVSALLKKDVINKVFEDEHLFTLQEALKGHSFNILGLSLSQGLQPSHFEAIYKLTSESKKELILYIQDNTPQPILINILASLNTVNYIIVHGHNLKKLCQQISPDNVYLIENNTLIHTPEVNSLVKSL
- the rfaD gene encoding ADP-glyceromanno-heptose 6-epimerase, producing MIKNHSKKIVVTGGAGFIGSSIVKHLNDQGFTNIVIVDNLGKTEKWKNLVGKRYSDILHKDQLFDWLMGRESDIQAFIHLGACSSTVETDANYLLENNYRYSAQLAEYALINQQRFIYASSAATYGDGSLGFDDNEADLIKHHPLNMYGYSKHMFDLWLQNMGLLDKVVGLKYFNVFGPNEYHKGRMSSAITHILPLARKEGKVRLFRSCEKDKYGDGEQSRDFIYVKDAARMTCAFLNNDAGGIYNIGTGKAETWNTLARSVFKAIDIPGEIEYIDMPADLHGKYQNYTQAEMKKTKDVLGKESDCMKFEDAVVEYVRNYLLPEKRW
- the rpsR gene encoding 30S ribosomal protein S18 yields the protein MNRKIRAPLESGSDARSKRRKRCPFTAAGIRDIDYKDTETLLKFVTERGKILPRRITGVSAFHQKHLAQAIKRARHMALLPFVADQ
- the ispE gene encoding 4-(cytidine 5'-diphospho)-2-C-methyl-D-erythritol kinase, whose amino-acid sequence is MLQLFSPAKLNLFLRILKKREDGFHELASLFQAISLGDTLTYKTSSNDQLTAEGIPMPLDENNLILKAARLFRQKTRLPLYVSVHVNKQIPLEAGLGGGSSNAATTLWAMNELAGRPVKRSELTNWGGELGSDVAFFLSSGTAYCTGRGEIIKPLEDLPYKPEFTLIKPDFGASTPAVYKALKVAELEQRDPLAFLDKFYKSDFAYFNDLEGAAFHVVPELRTVKQQLIAAGYDEAVMAGSGSTFFCLGEPKHPLAANFYVKKAHFVRRENSESWY